In the genome of Bacteroidota bacterium, the window TTTAAAAAATACTTCCTCAGCTTGCTCTCCAAGTCCTTTTGATTTGGCAAACTGGATAATTCTATGTGTTTTGAAAGAGTTAGCAACCACAAGCGCCTCTAAATTATAGTGTAATCCGGCAGCAGAAGCCATTTCCAAAACTCTATCGTGCATTTGCACCGATTGCTGGTAACTGATGCCTTTCCGGTCTGCTAAATACTGATAAACATTGGTTTTATTTTCAATGTGCTCAGGAATATCGGGGTCAAGCTGAAAACTTTTCCAAATTACCTCAAGATATTTGCTGTCTGCAAATTGTTGGAGAGCAGCCTCAAAATGTCTTTTCCCTATATAGCAGAACGGACACATGATATCGCTCCATATCTCCACTTTCATTTTATTTTCCATGATAAACCCTTATGATTACAATGCTGCAAATTTAACAATTTGCCTGCTGATGTCATCTGCACTTAAACCGCAGTAATCGAATAATTGGCTTGTCTTTCCATGGGGAATAAACTCATCGGGAATACCAAAAGTCAACAGTTTGTTAGTCAAGTTATTTTTGTGCAACCACATACTCACCGTAGAACCCAAACCACCAATGACGGCAGCATCTTCAAAAGTACACAACAAGGTATGATTGTTTGATAGAGATTGAAGCATGTTTTCATCCAATGGCTTGACAAATCTCATATTGATAATTGTGGTATTCAATCCCCTTTGATGCAATTGATTGGCTACATCCAAAACCCTCTCAATCATAGTCCCGTAGGAAAGCAATGCGATGTTATTTCCGGTTGCAAGCAACTGTGCTTTGCCTTCCTCAATGTTGGTACGGTTTTCGAGTTGTGCAAGACCTGTCCCTCGCGGATAGCGCAGAAACACAGGACCTTGTGTGTGTCGGTAAGCAAAATCCATCATTTCTTCTAACTCTTGCAAGGAAGCCGGAGCGCAAATAGTAGCATTGGGAATGGTGTGCAACAAACTCATGTCGAAAGCTCCATGATGTGTTGCTCCATCTTCGCCTACCAATCCTGCCCTATCAATACAAAAGACAACGGGTAAGTTTTGCAGACAAACATCGTGGATAATCTGATCCATAGCCCTTTGTAAAAAAGTAGAATACAAAAAGCAGAAAGGACGTAAACCGCTTGCAGCCATGCCGGCAGCGAAAGTTACGGCATGCTGTTCGGCAATCGCTACATCAAAAACCCTGTCAGGATACTCTTTTTGCATAAAATGCAGTGAGCTTCCGCTCACCATAGCCGGTGTTACTGCCACAACATCCTTATGTACTTGCGCCAGTTGCAGTAGTTTTTTACCTGCTATATCTTGGAATTTCGCACCTGCATTTTTATTCGTCTGACCGAGTGGATTGATTTTGTCAAAACCACTTGTAGAATGCCATCGGGTTTGTTCAAGCTCTGCGGGTGCAAAGCCTTTGCCCTTAGTTGTTCTGATATGCAACAACAAAGGTTTTTGGGTGTTTTTGGCTTCTTTAAGAACCTGCACCAGTTGCTCCAAATTATGTCCGTCAACCCCACCCTTATAAGCAAAACCAAGTCTTGTAAACAGGTTTGGTTTTCCATCCTCAAGTGATTTTAAATAATCATTCAAAGCACCTGCTACCGGATCAATACCAATATGATTATCATTGAGAATCACAATCACCGGCAGATTAAGAAAGCCAAGATTGTTCAAGCCTTCAAATGCCTGGCCGGCAGATAAAGCACCATCGCCAATCACTGCAATATGCTGACGTTGTATATTTTGCAATTTATCTGCAGCCGCCATACCCAACACTGCCGAGATAGAAGTAGAGGAATGTCCGGTACCAAAAGCATCATACTCGCTTTCTGACATTTTTGGAAAACCTGAAATACCATCAAATTGTCTAAGTCCGGCAAATTCATCCCTCCTTCCCGTGATAATCTTATGTGGATATGCCTGATGACCAACATCCCACACTAATTTATCATGAGGAGTATCAAATACATAATGCAAAGCCACTGCCAGTTCCACAGCCCCAAGATTAGCCGCAAAATGTCCACCTGTCTTGCTCACGGTGTCAATGATAAAAGCTCTTAATTCATCTGCGTAAACACGTAATTCTCCTTGATTCAGTTTTTTCAAATCTTGAGGCGAATTTATCTTTTCGAGCCAACTCATTCCGGGGGCAAAGATAGCAAGGGAAAAGCAGATTTAACAACTATAGACCGAAGCCGCTTGGTTATCAAACGAATATTTGTGGGCGGGTCTTTTTTATATAGATTTGCGCATCCAATGCAAAATCGAATCACAACTCTTTTTGGAATCAAATATCCCATCATTCAAGGCGGAATGATTTGGAACAGCGGATGGAAATTAGCATCTGCGGTTAGCAACCACGGGGGGTTGGGACTGATTGGCTCCGGCTCAATGTATCCGGCTGTTTTGGAAGAGCATATCCGGAAATGCAAAAAAGCTACCAACAAACCTTTTGGCGTCAACCTTCCATTGATTTATCCGCAAGTTGATGAACATATTGACATTATTATCAGAGAAGGTATAAAAATTGTTTTCAGTTCAGCTGGTAATCCCGGCAAATGGACTCCCTTGTTCAAAGAACATGGAATCACTGTCGTACATGTTGTGGCTAATACAAAATTCGCCATTAAGAGTGAACAAAGTGGTGTGGATGCAATAGTAGCAGAAGGGTTTGAGGCAGGCGGGCACAATGGCAGAGAGGAAACTACTACGATGGTTCTCATACCTTTGGTAAAAAAAGTAAGTTCTCTTCCTATTATTGCGGCAGGTGGAATAGGTAGCGGCAGGGCAATGGCAGCAGCCATAGCTTTGGGAGCAGAAGGGGTGCAAGTAGGTTCAAGATTTGCAGCCAGCCATGAATCCTCCGGACATATTCATTTTAAAGAAAAAATCATCGCTTCTCAAGACGGTGACACTACACTTACTTTGAAAGAACTTATACCGGTCAGGCTACTGCATAATACATTTTTTGAACAAGTGCAGGCAGCCTATCAAAATGGAGCAAGCAAAGATGAATTGGCTACATTGCTGGGCAGAGGCAGAGCTAAGAAAGGTATGTTTGAAGGCAATTTGGATGAAGGCGAATTAGAAATAGGTCAGATTTCAGCTTATTTTGACAGTATTGAATCTGTTGAAGATATCATGAAATCTTTTGTGAACGATTATAACACGACAATCAGTGAATTACAGTCAAAAACTCTTTAAGAGTGCAAGTCAAATTGAGATTCTTGGAGAAAATTTAATTTTCAAAACCCTTCCAAATGGGCTCCGCATACTCTATAAAAAAATAGCACATTCTCATGTAGCACATTGCGGATTGGTACTCAATGCCGGTTCGCGAGATGATGCGAGTTTCATGGGAGCAGCACACTGCATGGAACACATGCTTTTTAAAGGAACAAAAAGACGCAAATCTTTTCACATCCTCAATCGTATTGATTCAGTGGGTGGAGAGATTAATGCTTACACTACCAAAGAAATCACCGTTATTTATTCTTCGCTTTATGAAATTTTTCTGGATCGAGCAGTAGAACTCATTTTTGATGTGGCTTATAACTCAGTTTTTCCTGCTAAAGAATTAACCAAAGAACGCAAGGTAATCAAAGATGAAATCAGGATGTATGAAGATTCTCCCGATGACAACATTTTTGACGAATTTCAGGAAATAATTTTCAAAGGTCATCCATTGGCCGGCAACATTTTAGGCACCACCCAGTCTCTTGACACTATTTATTCCAAAACCTTAAAGGACTTCACCGCTACCTTTTACCGTCCGGAAAACATGGTATTTGTAGTTGTATCGGACTTACCCGCAGAAAAGATTTTCAGAAAAGTTGAAAAATATGCAATGCAACAGCCCCTTCGGTCTGACAATGCATCAAAATTTGATATCAAAAGAGTCAAATGCTCCGGTTTTAATGTTCAAACTCAAATCAAAGAAACTGACCACGTTCAAAGCTACGTTGTATTAGGGGGGAAGGCATCGGAGTCCAAATCTCCGGAAAGGTTAAAAGAGACTTTGTTACTCAATATCTTGGGAGGTCCTGCGCTCAACTCCAGACTGAGCCTTGCCATCAGAGAGAAATACGGTTTCACTTATAATATTGAAGCCGGCACTACACATTTTACTGATATAGGGTTCTTTCATTGTTTTGCAGGCACAGACAATGTTCATCACAAAAAAACAATTTCGTTGATATACAAAGAGCTGGACAGGCTTAAAAACACCAAACTCGGAACCCTGCAAATGCACAACGCGCTTAATCAGTTCACAGGTCAAATCATGCTGGCTGAAGAAAACAAAATATCTTCTGCCATAGCCTTGGGACGACAGTGGATGCAAGGAGAGTCAATCATGACCTTAAAAGAAATCTTGGAATATGTGAATGCCATCACGTCTGAACAACTGCAAGAAACAGCCAACCGATTGTTTGATAAAGACAAAATGAGTCTGCTATCGTATATACCAAGCAAGGAATAAGGACGATTACGCTTCTTCAACCACCTTCTCTGACTTTCTGTATGCCAGATAGAATAATTGCGGCAATACGGTCAAAGATAATATCATACAAATTTGCAAACCACCTACAATCATAATAGCCAATGGTT includes:
- a CDS encoding DsbA family oxidoreductase, translating into MENKMKVEIWSDIMCPFCYIGKRHFEAALQQFADSKYLEVIWKSFQLDPDIPEHIENKTNVYQYLADRKGISYQQSVQMHDRVLEMASAAGLHYNLEALVVANSFKTHRIIQFAKSKGLGEQAEEVFFKAYFVNGKDLANETTLTELGHAIGLTSDEVNQALTHDEYSYQVKQDIMESQQLGINGVPFFVFNRRYGISGAQPVEAFVETLNKSYAEWRKDNPTIQLDIQNGPSCTPDGKCE
- a CDS encoding 1-deoxy-D-xylulose-5-phosphate synthase yields the protein MSWLEKINSPQDLKKLNQGELRVYADELRAFIIDTVSKTGGHFAANLGAVELAVALHYVFDTPHDKLVWDVGHQAYPHKIITGRRDEFAGLRQFDGISGFPKMSESEYDAFGTGHSSTSISAVLGMAAADKLQNIQRQHIAVIGDGALSAGQAFEGLNNLGFLNLPVIVILNDNHIGIDPVAGALNDYLKSLEDGKPNLFTRLGFAYKGGVDGHNLEQLVQVLKEAKNTQKPLLLHIRTTKGKGFAPAELEQTRWHSTSGFDKINPLGQTNKNAGAKFQDIAGKKLLQLAQVHKDVVAVTPAMVSGSSLHFMQKEYPDRVFDVAIAEQHAVTFAAGMAASGLRPFCFLYSTFLQRAMDQIIHDVCLQNLPVVFCIDRAGLVGEDGATHHGAFDMSLLHTIPNATICAPASLQELEEMMDFAYRHTQGPVFLRYPRGTGLAQLENRTNIEEGKAQLLATGNNIALLSYGTMIERVLDVANQLHQRGLNTTIINMRFVKPLDENMLQSLSNNHTLLCTFEDAAVIGGLGSTVSMWLHKNNLTNKLLTFGIPDEFIPHGKTSQLFDYCGLSADDISRQIVKFAAL
- a CDS encoding nitronate monooxygenase codes for the protein MQNRITTLFGIKYPIIQGGMIWNSGWKLASAVSNHGGLGLIGSGSMYPAVLEEHIRKCKKATNKPFGVNLPLIYPQVDEHIDIIIREGIKIVFSSAGNPGKWTPLFKEHGITVVHVVANTKFAIKSEQSGVDAIVAEGFEAGGHNGREETTTMVLIPLVKKVSSLPIIAAGGIGSGRAMAAAIALGAEGVQVGSRFAASHESSGHIHFKEKIIASQDGDTTLTLKELIPVRLLHNTFFEQVQAAYQNGASKDELATLLGRGRAKKGMFEGNLDEGELEIGQISAYFDSIESVEDIMKSFVNDYNTTISELQSKTL
- a CDS encoding insulinase family protein, producing MNYSQKLFKSASQIEILGENLIFKTLPNGLRILYKKIAHSHVAHCGLVLNAGSRDDASFMGAAHCMEHMLFKGTKRRKSFHILNRIDSVGGEINAYTTKEITVIYSSLYEIFLDRAVELIFDVAYNSVFPAKELTKERKVIKDEIRMYEDSPDDNIFDEFQEIIFKGHPLAGNILGTTQSLDTIYSKTLKDFTATFYRPENMVFVVVSDLPAEKIFRKVEKYAMQQPLRSDNASKFDIKRVKCSGFNVQTQIKETDHVQSYVVLGGKASESKSPERLKETLLLNILGGPALNSRLSLAIREKYGFTYNIEAGTTHFTDIGFFHCFAGTDNVHHKKTISLIYKELDRLKNTKLGTLQMHNALNQFTGQIMLAEENKISSAIALGRQWMQGESIMTLKEILEYVNAITSEQLQETANRLFDKDKMSLLSYIPSKE